The window aaacaTATTTAGCACATGATTgcgtttgtggattgaaatttgCTAATCTTCAAACGTTCATGAACTTTTACATTATTATATACTAACACCTACAAACCAATAATCTAATTACACATCCTCAAATTTCTACAATTAAAGATAATTAATATTCCTTTAATTTTTATAATCCAGACAAAATTATAGAAATACGCCCAAAGTATATTATAAAGCCACGATGAGCCAAACCATATAAGAAATGACCAAAATACTCCATATGAGAGTGTATAAAGTATGCCTGCattgcaaaaaaagaaaaaagaaaaaaaacaaaagaaaattgagAAGGGATGAAAAAGGAAATCAAGAAGGGTGCAAAAATTTAATAGGAGAGAGAGAACAGGCAATTGGGGAAAGACATCAATGAATGCACAAGGTAGCAAaactcctctctctctctctatgcATAGACTAAAGTTGAGAAGCAACCCAAAGAAAATAACATTTTGTATGACTCATAAAAAGCCACCATAACTCACCCCCTTCCCCTTCAAGGTAATTGTGCTAAGCTTTTCTTTGGTGGTCCAAAGTCTAATATAGGGGTTAGGGTTCACCCAAGATTATTTGGCTTAATAACTTCTTTAGCTTTTAAAACTTTGTCAATTTCTTCAACCCCTAACTTTTCATTATATTTCCCACTTCCCATCTCTCCAAAATTCAACATCCCCCCTCACTGGATATTGAATAAGAGACACATGGAAACACAAGTGTTTTTAGGATTTAGGTCAAGTAACTGAGTcgataaatatataataaataatcgACCTGCACTCGATTTGACACTCTACAACTATTGCATGTGGACTTACTTTTTTTGTGCTTAACTAAACTAGACACTCCATATGTTAACTTAGCCATTTGAGCGTGCTAGGCTCGATACTACTCTGTTACGAGGAACTATCACGTAGCTTATCTTGAAAAGTGAGATCaaataatagaaagaaacaAATCGAAAGTTACACATATGAGGCACCCACACAACAACGATGAGGAGCATGCATGGGCTAGTTTCGAGCGCCGACACCCAAGGCTACCTGCATCAgtaaaaaagaactaaaaacaacTACCAAACATACAaggtttttttcctttaaaactaaaaactaattagtagatttaaaaaaaatgtaaatgttatcgaaacaaaccctaaatttatataaataacgAATTTAAACTCATTGTAGCCTTTTTATATAAATCATTAATGCACAAGTACCAGGAGAGAATGATACTTCTCTAAATAACGCAAGAACAAAGCTAAAATGTAAAGAAACgctcaaatcaatttttttgggttaaattgaaaatttggatCTTTGTAGTATAAAAAGATACTAGAATTTAGTTGTTATAGTTTGATATAATTTTCACAAACAGTCAGCCAGGGATGAGATTTGTGTGATGTGTATCCTAAAGTCATGTAATTAatgattaaattattttatttacgaTGATAAAATGATAAAAGTTTAGAAACAACATATAGGGGTGACAATTGGTAGATAAGTTAAAAGTTGAATAATATATTGATTGAGTTGGATGTGTTTGTGAAAGTATATGCGTGTATTATGTtattgtgaaaaataaaaattgttgtGTTAACCAAtttgaatagaaaaataaatttggattggaatttagggaaagaaagtaaaataagagaattaaaaaagaaaaagaggtaAGTGAAAGAGTAACATAATTTTAGGGAAGAGAGTGGTACAAAAATGTGGAGTTCCCAAGGTGAGAGACATGGAAGGAATAGATAGATATGATTTGTAAAATGTATCaattagatttatatatatattaaaaaaaagagagagagagagagagagagagaaatttgccttcttcttcttcttcttcttcttcttcaccacTCTATTGTATTGTAAGGCTTTAGTTTCACTGCCATTCACAGAGTTTGGGGAAAGGCGATTGAGAGTCAACCGCACcctcttttcctttttggatCTTTCTATTTGTAAGGCTTCGAATAGTCCACATATTGCGTTttatcttctctctctctctctctcttctacctttttctttaatttcctCCTTcccttcctctctctctctctctgcacaaatcttcaaaattatattaaaacttaaaaaaagaaaaaaagtccatccctccatttcttttttctttcttttttggatTCTCCAAGTTTTCTGCTGCCTTGAAATGGGCTTTTCAACATGCACACACACTCAaataccccccccccccccccctttaaTTAACTAGGGTTCttcagcttcttcttcttcttctcttttgaAGAGAGAGGGAGGAAGGAAGAAATAGCACAAGGGTTTTCCAtttcactctctctctcttcttcttcttctgcttcttctttttcttcatcttttttttcttctgggGTTCTGACTAAATATTTCATTTGAGATTGCATTCATCTACCGTTTCCCCTAACTTCtttctataattttaaataaacctCCAAAACGGTAGTGAgttgaagaaagggaaaaaaagcaAGTTTTGATTGATGAGTTTTGGGGGTTTCctcgacggcggcggcggcggaggaGGCGGTGGTGCTCGAATCTTAGCCGATTTACCTTACACAAATAACTCCACCACTAACGCCAACAATAACCCCACCGGCGGCATCGGCGGCGGAGGAAATATGTCCTCCAGCGCAATCGCTCCGCCGCGCCTCATCACTCAATCCCTCACGAAGTCGATGTTCAACTCCCCCGGACTCTCTCTCGCCCTTGTACtcatttttttccctcttttttttcttcgttATTCATTTCGTTTATTCTTGTGTGTTGTTGTGCCAATTTCTAATGGCTTTGAAAATCCTCAGACGAACATGGACGGTGGGCAAGGAGATTTAGCTGCCCGACTGCCCGAGGGTTTCGAGCATAATGTTGGAAGGAGAGGCAGAGAGGAAGAACACGAGAGTAGATCTGGGAGTGACAACATGGACGGCGGCTCCGGTGATGACCAGGACGCCGCCGACAACCCTCCGAGGAAAAAGCGTTACCACCGACACACTCCTCAGCAAATCCAAGAGCTCGAAGCGTACGATagcttattaaaaaaaataattttgttctTTCTCATCAATCCGTTTCAAAATCTGATATTCTGGGGggtgtttttgttttgttagtGTCTTTAAAGAGTGCCCTCATCCTGATGAGAAACAACGGCTCGAGTTGAGTCGGAGGCTGTGTTTAGAAACTAGGCAAGTTAAATTTTGGTTCCAAAATCGGAGGACCCAGATGAAGGTAATAGATGAACTTCTCCTTTTTGGAATTTCGTTGGTTCTTCATTTTTGTGGTTATAAATATGGATGATATGTGTTTTTTGTGTCTTGGACCAGACCCAATTGGAACGCCACGAGAATACTTTGCTTAGACAAGAGAATGATAAGCTTAGAGCTGAGAATATGTCAATTCGAGATGCTATGAGGAATCCAATCTGTTCAAACTGTGGTGGTCCGGCGATCATTGGTGAAATCTCCCTGGAAGAACAGCAGTTGAGGATTGAAAATGCTCGGTTGAAAGATGAATTGGACCGGGTTTGTGCACTCGCTGGGAAGTTTCTTGGCAGACCGATTTCATCGCTGGCTAACTCTATTGCACCTCCATTGCCGAGCTCAAGTTTGGAACTGGGAGTTGGGAGTAATGGGTTTGGTAGTTTGACCATGGCGACGTCAATGCCCATCGGGCCTGATTTTGGAGGTGGGTTGTCGGGTAATCTGGCTGTTGTTCAGGCACCTGCAAGACCAACACCGGGGATGGGACTTGATCGTTCAGTTGAGCGATCTATGCTACTGGAGCTTGCTTTGGCTGCCATGGATGAATTGGTCAAAATGGCGCAGACTGATGAGCCACTTTGGATTGGGAGCTTGGAAGGTGGAAGAGAAATACTGAACCAGGAGGAGTACATAAGGACATTTACTCCTTGCATTGGCATGAAACCAAACGGTTTTGTCACCGAGGCGTCAAGAGAAAGTGGCATGGTGATCATCAACAGCTTGGCTCTCGTGGAGACATTGATGGACTCGGTAAAcagcaaaaaaaaaaccccTCTTGAACGATAACTTTGTTAAGTTCCAACTGCTTTTTGTTCCTGATTTCTCTGTCAAACATGTGCAGAATCGATGGGCTGAGATGTTTCCGTGTATGATCGCTCGAACCACGACAACTGATGTGATCTCCAATGGCATGGGGGGAACGAGGAACGGTGCGCTTCAACTGGTAAGAAGATACTGCTGAAATTGTAGACCTTCACTGTCCATGAAGATCTAAGATTGGTTTTGTTTGAACACAGATGCACGCAGAGCTTCAAGTGCTCTCGCCGTTGGTGCCCGTCCGGGAAGTCAATTTTCTGAGGTTCTGCAAGCAGCATGCTGAAGGGGTGTGGGCAGTCGTCGACGTGTCAGTAGATGCCATGAGAGAGACTCCAACCGGTGGTGGTTCATCGTTCGGCAACTGCAGAAGGCTTCCTTCTGGGTGTGTTGTTCAAGACATGCCCAACGGGTATTCCAAGGTAAGAACATGAGACAACCCACATCATAATTTCTTCATGACATTAGGAAAAATAATCTCATTTAATGTCATTTCCATGAATATTAATGTTTTTCCCATGAAACGTTCCATCCAAGAGCCATTTTCTGTTATTTCCATGTTTCTGGTCCTCTcttacatttatttttttaccttTGGCCATTGAATGCCATTTTTCACACAAAACATTCAAGTGAAAAACAAGAGAGTCAAGTGAAAAGGAGGTAGAAAGAAGGGATCAAAATTCAAAGCCATTCCCATTCTCCAGTTGCCCATTTCCAGATTTCCAATTCCCAAGTCAGACTTTAAAAGTTTGGTGATTATTCACTATAATCACTAATCTGTCAGTAGGGCATTAATTTAAACCAAATAACGCAATATTTTAGAATCTGAACCTTCCAAAATAATACAATAGGTCATTGGGATGCTTCAAACCTTTTTGACAATTTCTCTCTATCTAGAACTTGGATTTTCAACATCTGGGGTTGCTTAATTTACACTAAAATAATGTTTGGAAATCGAGGTTTCTGTTTTGCTACTGAAATTTGTGTGCCTCGAGCACATTAAATTGTATATTTATCCATACAAATAGTGGAGTTTGCCTCATTGGTTAAATGAAAACTAAGGGGATTTTGATGTTTCTATTCGAATCTAATTTGGAGGCTACTACTTCGATTATGCTGTGTTTGGTTTTAAGATGGATGCAACTGTGTCTGAACTGGTTCCAGCTTTTCTCATGTGTCAGTGTCTTTTTTTAATCCAAGCAAGGACTATTTAGTCAAACTCTAATGACTCTTTTTTTTGCCTGGTTTTTTTCTTGCTTTGGCCATTTGGACAgacaaaaattttcaaatctcaATGTGTGTGTGCCTCTCTCTTCTCATCTCTTCTCATTTCCTCAACACAGCCGAATATAATAACTTTAATATTTTGCgtaaaaaaacatattttaccCATTTTATTAATGTCTTGATTCAATTCTTCCactatttttctaaatttgatTCCTTTGTTTTGTTCCAAATATTCAtctgacttcttacttcttgcagatttttttttttctttttgaaataaaGTTGGTCAATCTGCTGGGATCATGCTTTGACTTGGCTGGAGATATCATTATGAATATTATATATGATTAGGTTTTTAGAtgtagaaaaaaagaatttatatATAGTAAATTATTGTGATGTTGCGATGATGGGAGCAGGTTACGTGGGTGGAACATGCAGAGTACGATGATAGCCAAGTGCACCAGCTCTATCGTCCCCTACTCAGCTCCGGTATGGGCTTTGGAGCACAACGGTGGGTCACCACCCTTCAACGGCAATGTGAATGCCTTGCGATCCTCATGTCATCCGCTGTACCAATACGAGATCACACTGGTGTCGTATCCTCTCACACTCTCCCTAAACTTCTTGATGATTGGTTATTACAAGTGCAATTTAAAAATTAGTGAATTTTTCGTCGGTGCAGCCATAACCGCAGGCGGGCGGCGGAGCATGCTGAAGCTAGCCCAACGAATGACAGCCAACTTCTGTGCAGGTGTGTGTGCATCCACAGTGCACAAATGGAACAAGCTGAATGCTGGGAGCGTAGATGAGGATGTCCGTGTCATGACACGGAAGAGTGTGGATGATCCTGGAGAGCCTCCAGGCATTGTGTTGAGTGCCGCTACATCCGTGTGGCTCCCGGTATCGCCCCAACGGCTCTTTGATTTCCTTCGTGACGAGCGGCTGAGGAGTGAATGGGACATCCTATCCAACGGCGGCCCCATGCAGGAGATGGCCCATATTGCCAAGGGCCAAGATCATGGCAACTGCGTCTCTCTATTAAGAGCCAGCGTattatttctctcttttcttttggagaaaCAGCGTTTTATTTCTCTCAATGACATTTTTTTgtttggtttctctctctacctGAATTCTTATTATTTTGGATTTCCAAACGATGCCTTTTTCCATAACGCATGTGCCCCTGAGTTGTAGATGTATCTTTTGTGGGGATCAGAGGGTCGACTTTGGGAATTGGAAGTATCCATGAGGACATTTTTTAGAGTGGGGGGCAGGCAAAATTAACAGAGCCCCATTTGTTTGCTTTTGTAGCTTCTGATGGGAAAAAAAGTCAACAAAAaggcaaaaacaaaaaacttgtCAACTTCTCTTCTGAATTCTGAcccacttttctttttcattttttttttccccttctgATCCATTCCCCACCTTTTTAACTtctttatgaaaaaaaaatggaaaaaggaaaaggggAAACTTAAAAAGTTACCCTTTCTTCACAATCTGGTTTTGACTTGTAAACTTTGAATGGCCTTGGTTGTAAATTATTCAAAGTTGggggtttttgtttttgtaacACAGGCAATGAATGCCAACCAGAGCAGTATGTTGATTTTACAAGAGACGTGCATAGACGCGGCGGGGTCGCTTGTGGTTTACGCGCCGGTGGACATTCCGGCGATGCACGTCGTGATGAACGGTGGGGATTCGGCCTATGTGGCGCTTCTGCCGTCAGGGTTTGCGATCGTCCCAGACGGGGCTGTGACAGGAGGTCTGACAGCGACAAATGGGAGCAGTCCAAGTGGCGGGGAGGGCCCACAGAGTCAGAGAGCGGCAGGCGGCGGGTCCCTCCTCACCGTTGCATTTCAAATCCTCGTGAATAGCCTCCCTACGGCCAAGCTCACCGTAGAATCGGTTGAAACGGTCAACAATCTCATCTCTTGCACCGTCCAGAAGATCAAGGCCGCTCTTCAATGCGAAACCTGATGCTGATCATCGCGTGCACTCCACGCCTGCTGTTGGGTTGaattttttaggattttttcttctaaagaaactttattttacttattttacCCCTCCCTGAGTAATttgtttgttattattattgttattattacaaCTATACTAGGGGTTGTCACAACAGTGtgagaatgaaaaagaaaaaaaagagtgaaTTAGTGTATGAGATGTAATGATGGTAGCCTTTTAAGGTGCTAGGAGGGGGTATTGAGTCAAGAACGAACCGCCGTGTTATACTCCAAGTTGGTGGcttgagaaagagaaaaaaaaaaaagagattttctttctaacttataTATAGAATAGGGGTCGTGGTAGTGGTTCGGGTATTGACTCAAGTTTACCCTCTTGAGTTTTCTGacgaagagaaaaaaaagggtGTTTTTGTTAATGATGTATTTGAATTTGTTCCTCTCAATTTAATGGAATTTGTAATCTTCCCAATCTTATATTACGTTTATGTTTTGATACAGCATCGTCATTCTTTTcgctgttttttcttttttttttttccttttaaatttgTGATTTGAGATATTTATGAGAAGGAGAAATATTGTTAGTAGGGTGAGGTAGTGGCACGCGCCGCCGGTTGCAGGTGGAGTTGAGAGATAGATCTGTCTTTGGCAATGTAATAAAGGAGGTGGCAGAAGCTGTTGGGAGAAAAGTGTAGGTTACATTTAATGTCAAGTTTTTCGGCTTGTTTCGATTAGCCTGTAAGAGATAGACACGTGGTGGACATGGGTGACAGTCGGACGGGGGTGATGATGATGAACGGCGTTGTTGAGAGAGacgtttgttttattttattttacgtTCTTGTAGGGTATTTAGATGAAGGCTTGGTAGATTGGGTGTCTAATCTCTAGGATTCCGGGACTGTAAGATTGGATATGGGCATGTATTATGGGCTCATGGGAGTGTTCGCTTTTCCACACTCTACCAACTTTTTCCCCCTCTCAGTCTCAATTCCCCCTTTTCTCACCCAATCAAAATTTCCATTTGGACGAGTCTAGGACTAACCAACATAACCAATTCCAATTTTCGGAttcatccaaaaaaaaaaaaaaaattctctcaacCCAAACCCACATTATCCATGTACACTCCTAACACAAACTCACtgacccttttttttttttatccttacGCTCTATTCTCTTTATTTACCTgcttcttttttcgctattccAATTATCCTTCGTACAAATCCATTACTTAGCAGACTGCTTTATTACATTAAAAAGAAATCGGCTATTGTGAAATTTTTACCTTCGAGAGAAATCTCCTCTTATGAAATTTAGTAATACGTGATATAATGATTAATGATATAGATGTCTTAAATGATTTAATCTTTCCATAAAGACTAAAAAAGCTCTTTACTTTATAGATATCAAATTGAAATAACTAACCAACTTCAAAccattaaaattaatataatctaTATTTTAACTAAGTGAACATTTAAATCCAAAGAGAACTAgcaaattcataaaatattaaaaagatgtTACTTTATGTCAAATTTTGGTCAAAGAAAAATGCACCTGACATTCACGTGACATTAACagtaaatttataattttagaaGGAAAGAACTTGCAAAACAAAGAAAGTTATCTCCAATGTCCAAGCCGTCATAATTGAATAGTAAAGAATAAGCAAGAAGTTATGAGATACCTCATATAGAGTCATAAgagtatataattataattgCCTAGTCCTCGAACCTTCAAAAAGTTGATAATGAAATGTATGCACAATTGtctacttatttttttttcaccCATTAGCAGCATCTTATAAAAGTTCATAGTTACAAATATGTAAAAACGTTGataaaattaagttaaaataCTCAAAGAATTGTATAGAGGGCTTTTTTTCAAGGTGTCAAATGAAAAATATCCAcaagctaaaagaataaatGAGTTTTGGTCGCTGATGTAATCATCTTATAAAATTGTACTTCAACTATCATTATCTTTTACTTTTTTCGTCTTctttttgtagtttttttttctctttcttttttgcatttttgtttctattttatgtttttttttgtcatatttttctagttcttcaaatttttatgctttcttcttctctcttgcactttatttttctttgttcCCCAATTTTTTTGCTCCTCCTTCTTCATTTTGCAACCTTTTTTTAACGAACGAAGAATTGTATGTTTGGTGAAGAATAAGAGGAAAGAGGGAGAAGTTGAAGtgagaaaataaagaaaaagaatcgaAAAAAGTTATAGTTGTTCCTGATTTGGAATGAGAAAAGGAGTTAGAAACAAAAACGAATAGCTAAAAAGAAAAGCCAGAACGAAAAGCAACAATTCATTAGTCCTAGGCCTCCGTGCACAATTCTCAGACAAGATAGTACTTTCATATATGGTTGTTTTTCTACTTTTAATAAATCTAAAGATTTAGTcactaaaaattaaattttactaAAATTAATCAAATAACACTAATAAAAGGAAATACAATATATGGAATATGTTCTCATAATCTTAAATGGTAATTTacaacaaaaatattttaaaaatcaacaataaacaattatttgggactaaatttaagatgtattaaaatatagaaaaaaatgttgagagtaaaattaaacaaattttaaattataggATAAAAGAATATTTGAACTATAATATTTTAATACAATGTGCGTAAACGTCCATTCTCCTTTTTGGTGTTAATGATATGGACACGGAAGCCATTCCAACTTATGTTTGTTTAATAATATTGTAATGAAGTAATTtctgaaataaaaaagaaaaaaatagaaggaaaaagaaaaagagatataaaagttgataattaagaaagatgaaaaggaaatGGAAAAGTTGATAATTTAGTTGATGAAAAGTTGAAGAGTGAgaatatatattgaattattCAAATGATTTGGAATAAGGTCTCCATCATGTCTCCCCATTCATTCCACAAAACCTACACGTGAGAGCCTTCAAActtcaaacaaataaatatacaaatcacccaaatatgtatattt is drawn from Cucumis melo cultivar AY chromosome 11, USDA_Cmelo_AY_1.0, whole genome shotgun sequence and contains these coding sequences:
- the LOC103499061 gene encoding homeobox-leucine zipper protein ANTHOCYANINLESS 2, producing MSFGGFLDGGGGGGGGGARILADLPYTNNSTTNANNNPTGGIGGGGNMSSSAIAPPRLITQSLTKSMFNSPGLSLALTNMDGGQGDLAARLPEGFEHNVGRRGREEEHESRSGSDNMDGGSGDDQDAADNPPRKKRYHRHTPQQIQELEAVFKECPHPDEKQRLELSRRLCLETRQVKFWFQNRRTQMKTQLERHENTLLRQENDKLRAENMSIRDAMRNPICSNCGGPAIIGEISLEEQQLRIENARLKDELDRVCALAGKFLGRPISSLANSIAPPLPSSSLELGVGSNGFGSLTMATSMPIGPDFGGGLSGNLAVVQAPARPTPGMGLDRSVERSMLLELALAAMDELVKMAQTDEPLWIGSLEGGREILNQEEYIRTFTPCIGMKPNGFVTEASRESGMVIINSLALVETLMDSNRWAEMFPCMIARTTTTDVISNGMGGTRNGALQLMHAELQVLSPLVPVREVNFLRFCKQHAEGVWAVVDVSVDAMRETPTGGGSSFGNCRRLPSGCVVQDMPNGYSKVTWVEHAEYDDSQVHQLYRPLLSSGMGFGAQRWVTTLQRQCECLAILMSSAVPIRDHTAITAGGRRSMLKLAQRMTANFCAGVCASTVHKWNKLNAGSVDEDVRVMTRKSVDDPGEPPGIVLSAATSVWLPVSPQRLFDFLRDERLRSEWDILSNGGPMQEMAHIAKGQDHGNCVSLLRASAMNANQSSMLILQETCIDAAGSLVVYAPVDIPAMHVVMNGGDSAYVALLPSGFAIVPDGAVTGGLTATNGSSPSGGEGPQSQRAAGGGSLLTVAFQILVNSLPTAKLTVESVETVNNLISCTVQKIKAALQCET